A DNA window from Mobula birostris isolate sMobBir1 chromosome 3, sMobBir1.hap1, whole genome shotgun sequence contains the following coding sequences:
- the LOC140194943 gene encoding cyclic AMP-responsive element-binding protein 3-like protein 3 isoform X1 has translation MLEEISQSSSTCGRRNQFMFQVNDSSQNWAKSGKMSYDCDFDPDGNEMLELFFQQRPGSLPHEDFSDGIEFLKDWGLSEHDMLNDHDTEDFFNSILGSFDDEIPIPVSSSLDSDSGISEDNNHCAHEDSPSGSDVALSEIINSEVINSDHNYSLSQNSQNNANCLYSVKTEKPSLERDISIVLEDWEPDCLIENPQILPVEESTGLVTLTIEDLQQHSKTNQHCFEELILTDEEKRLLSKDGVQLPTCLPLTKSEERALKRIRRKIRNKQSAQESRRKKKNYIDGLESRVVACTVQNQELQRKVQHLENQNMSLIEQLRKLQALVKHTSTKSANISTCIMVFLLSFTLIIFPSINPFGAKLRSQEESYSGEKHSSSIILSRTLLDSDSSHVRLVPKAHNPGADPEIIENAGLDQEVPQVLMSTSGNRTPESSDLGKAETTSTLNSNSSSDADRIIKAAVQSDISLGRTAPKSEKDDYSISSKPNWTEHSATVIIKTHPRSDEM, from the exons atgctggaagaaatcagccagtcaagcagcacctgtggaaggagaaaccagtttatgtttcaggtcaatgactctTCTCAGAACTGGGCAAAGAGTGGAaag ATGTCTTATGACTGTGACTTTGACCCTGACGGGAATGAAATGCTGGAGCTGTTTTTTCAGCAGCGGCCTGGTTCTCTTCCACATGAGGACTTCAGTGACGGGATTGAGTTCTTGAAGGACTGGGGCCTAAGTGAGCATGAT ATGCTGAATGACCATGACACTGAGGATTTCTTCAACTCCATCCTTGGTTCCTTTGATGACGAGATTCCCATCCCAGTGTCATCTTCACTGGACAGTGACAGTGGAATATCAGAAGACAACAACCACTGTGCCCATGAAGATAGTCCATCAGGCAGTGACGTCGCGCTCTCTGAAATCATTAATTCTGAAGTCATAAATTCTGACCATAACTACTCGCTTTCCCAGAACTCTCAGAATAATGCAAATTGTTTATACAGTGTGAAAACCGAGAAGCCCTCATTAGAAAGGGACATCTCAATTGTATTAG AAGACTGGGAGCCTGACTGTTTGATTGAAAATCCACAAATTCTTCCTGTGGAGGAAAGTACGGGTCTCGTAACCCTCACAATAGAAGACCTGCAGCAACATAGTAAAACAAATCAA CATTGCTTTGAAGAACTGATTCTGACTGATGAAGAAAAAAGACTTTTATCCAAAGATGGAGTGCAGTTACCCACTTGCCTTCCCCTGACAAAG TCAGAAGAACGTGCATTGAAAAGAATCAGAAGGAAGATTCGAAATAAACAGTCCGCTCAAGAAAGTCGCAGAAAGAAAAAGAATTACATTGATGGACTGGAGAGTAG GGTTGTAGCATGCACTGTCCAAAACCaagagttgcagaggaaggtgcaGCATCTCGAGAACCAGAATAT GTCTCTAATTGAACAACTGAGGAAGCTACAAGCATTGGTCAAACACACAAGCACCAAGAGTGCTAACATCAGTACTTGCATAATG gtGTTCCTGTTGTCTTTTACACTCATCATTTTCCCAAGTATAAACCCATTTGGTGCAAAGCTAAGATCCCAGGAAGAGTCATACAGTGGTGAGAAACATTCTTCAAGTATAA TACTTTCCAGGACTTTACTTGACAGTGATTCATCCCATGTCCGCTTGGTGCCAAAGGCCCATAATCCAGGTGCTGATCCAGAGATAATAGAGAATGCCGGGTTGGATCAGGAGGTTCCTCAAGTGTTAATGTCAACAAGTGGGAATCGCACGCCTGAGTCTTCAGACTTGGGAAAGGCCGAAACCACTTCAACTttgaatagcaactcctcttcagATGCAGACAGAATAATCAAAGCTGCTGTCCAGAGTGATATAAGTCTAGGAAGGACAGCACCCAAAAGTGAAAAGGATGACTATAGCATCTCATCGAAGCCCAACTGGACAGAACATTCTGCAACAGTGATCATAAAGACCCATCCACGGTCTGATGAAATGTAA
- the LOC140194943 gene encoding cyclic AMP-responsive element-binding protein 3-like protein 3 isoform X2: protein MLEEISQSSSTCGRRNQFMFQVNDSSQNWAKSGKMSYDCDFDPDGNEMLELFFQQRPGSLPHEDFSDGIEFLKDWGLSEHDMLNDHDTEDFFNSILGSFDDEIPIPVSSSLDSDSGISEDNNHCAHEDSPSGSDVALSEIINSEVINSDHNYSLSQNSQNNANCLYSVKTEKPSLERDISIVLDWEPDCLIENPQILPVEESTGLVTLTIEDLQQHSKTNQHCFEELILTDEEKRLLSKDGVQLPTCLPLTKSEERALKRIRRKIRNKQSAQESRRKKKNYIDGLESRVVACTVQNQELQRKVQHLENQNMSLIEQLRKLQALVKHTSTKSANISTCIMVFLLSFTLIIFPSINPFGAKLRSQEESYSGEKHSSSIILSRTLLDSDSSHVRLVPKAHNPGADPEIIENAGLDQEVPQVLMSTSGNRTPESSDLGKAETTSTLNSNSSSDADRIIKAAVQSDISLGRTAPKSEKDDYSISSKPNWTEHSATVIIKTHPRSDEM from the exons atgctggaagaaatcagccagtcaagcagcacctgtggaaggagaaaccagtttatgtttcaggtcaatgactctTCTCAGAACTGGGCAAAGAGTGGAaag ATGTCTTATGACTGTGACTTTGACCCTGACGGGAATGAAATGCTGGAGCTGTTTTTTCAGCAGCGGCCTGGTTCTCTTCCACATGAGGACTTCAGTGACGGGATTGAGTTCTTGAAGGACTGGGGCCTAAGTGAGCATGAT ATGCTGAATGACCATGACACTGAGGATTTCTTCAACTCCATCCTTGGTTCCTTTGATGACGAGATTCCCATCCCAGTGTCATCTTCACTGGACAGTGACAGTGGAATATCAGAAGACAACAACCACTGTGCCCATGAAGATAGTCCATCAGGCAGTGACGTCGCGCTCTCTGAAATCATTAATTCTGAAGTCATAAATTCTGACCATAACTACTCGCTTTCCCAGAACTCTCAGAATAATGCAAATTGTTTATACAGTGTGAAAACCGAGAAGCCCTCATTAGAAAGGGACATCTCAATTGTATTAG ACTGGGAGCCTGACTGTTTGATTGAAAATCCACAAATTCTTCCTGTGGAGGAAAGTACGGGTCTCGTAACCCTCACAATAGAAGACCTGCAGCAACATAGTAAAACAAATCAA CATTGCTTTGAAGAACTGATTCTGACTGATGAAGAAAAAAGACTTTTATCCAAAGATGGAGTGCAGTTACCCACTTGCCTTCCCCTGACAAAG TCAGAAGAACGTGCATTGAAAAGAATCAGAAGGAAGATTCGAAATAAACAGTCCGCTCAAGAAAGTCGCAGAAAGAAAAAGAATTACATTGATGGACTGGAGAGTAG GGTTGTAGCATGCACTGTCCAAAACCaagagttgcagaggaaggtgcaGCATCTCGAGAACCAGAATAT GTCTCTAATTGAACAACTGAGGAAGCTACAAGCATTGGTCAAACACACAAGCACCAAGAGTGCTAACATCAGTACTTGCATAATG gtGTTCCTGTTGTCTTTTACACTCATCATTTTCCCAAGTATAAACCCATTTGGTGCAAAGCTAAGATCCCAGGAAGAGTCATACAGTGGTGAGAAACATTCTTCAAGTATAA TACTTTCCAGGACTTTACTTGACAGTGATTCATCCCATGTCCGCTTGGTGCCAAAGGCCCATAATCCAGGTGCTGATCCAGAGATAATAGAGAATGCCGGGTTGGATCAGGAGGTTCCTCAAGTGTTAATGTCAACAAGTGGGAATCGCACGCCTGAGTCTTCAGACTTGGGAAAGGCCGAAACCACTTCAACTttgaatagcaactcctcttcagATGCAGACAGAATAATCAAAGCTGCTGTCCAGAGTGATATAAGTCTAGGAAGGACAGCACCCAAAAGTGAAAAGGATGACTATAGCATCTCATCGAAGCCCAACTGGACAGAACATTCTGCAACAGTGATCATAAAGACCCATCCACGGTCTGATGAAATGTAA
- the LOC140194943 gene encoding cyclic AMP-responsive element-binding protein 3-like protein 3 isoform X3 — MLEEISQSSSTCGRRNQFMFQVNDSSQNWAKSGKMSYDCDFDPDGNEMLELFFQQRPGSLPHEDFSDGIEFLKDWGLSEHDMLNDHDTEDFFNSILGSFDDEIPIPVSSSLDSDSGISEDNNHCAHEDSPSGSDVALSEIINSEVINSDHNYSLSQNSQNNANCLYSVKTEKPSLERDISIVLEDWEPDCLIENPQILPVEESTGLVTLTIEDLQQHSKTNQHCFEELILTDEEKRLLSKDGVQLPTCLPLTKSEERALKRIRRKIRNKQSAQESRRKKKNYIDGLESRVVACTVQNQELQRKVQHLENQNMSLIEQLRKLQALVKHTSTKSANISTCIMVFLLSFTLIIFPSINPFGAKLRSQEESYSVLSRTLLDSDSSHVRLVPKAHNPGADPEIIENAGLDQEVPQVLMSTSGNRTPESSDLGKAETTSTLNSNSSSDADRIIKAAVQSDISLGRTAPKSEKDDYSISSKPNWTEHSATVIIKTHPRSDEM, encoded by the exons atgctggaagaaatcagccagtcaagcagcacctgtggaaggagaaaccagtttatgtttcaggtcaatgactctTCTCAGAACTGGGCAAAGAGTGGAaag ATGTCTTATGACTGTGACTTTGACCCTGACGGGAATGAAATGCTGGAGCTGTTTTTTCAGCAGCGGCCTGGTTCTCTTCCACATGAGGACTTCAGTGACGGGATTGAGTTCTTGAAGGACTGGGGCCTAAGTGAGCATGAT ATGCTGAATGACCATGACACTGAGGATTTCTTCAACTCCATCCTTGGTTCCTTTGATGACGAGATTCCCATCCCAGTGTCATCTTCACTGGACAGTGACAGTGGAATATCAGAAGACAACAACCACTGTGCCCATGAAGATAGTCCATCAGGCAGTGACGTCGCGCTCTCTGAAATCATTAATTCTGAAGTCATAAATTCTGACCATAACTACTCGCTTTCCCAGAACTCTCAGAATAATGCAAATTGTTTATACAGTGTGAAAACCGAGAAGCCCTCATTAGAAAGGGACATCTCAATTGTATTAG AAGACTGGGAGCCTGACTGTTTGATTGAAAATCCACAAATTCTTCCTGTGGAGGAAAGTACGGGTCTCGTAACCCTCACAATAGAAGACCTGCAGCAACATAGTAAAACAAATCAA CATTGCTTTGAAGAACTGATTCTGACTGATGAAGAAAAAAGACTTTTATCCAAAGATGGAGTGCAGTTACCCACTTGCCTTCCCCTGACAAAG TCAGAAGAACGTGCATTGAAAAGAATCAGAAGGAAGATTCGAAATAAACAGTCCGCTCAAGAAAGTCGCAGAAAGAAAAAGAATTACATTGATGGACTGGAGAGTAG GGTTGTAGCATGCACTGTCCAAAACCaagagttgcagaggaaggtgcaGCATCTCGAGAACCAGAATAT GTCTCTAATTGAACAACTGAGGAAGCTACAAGCATTGGTCAAACACACAAGCACCAAGAGTGCTAACATCAGTACTTGCATAATG gtGTTCCTGTTGTCTTTTACACTCATCATTTTCCCAAGTATAAACCCATTTGGTGCAAAGCTAAGATCCCAGGAAGAGTCATACAGTG TACTTTCCAGGACTTTACTTGACAGTGATTCATCCCATGTCCGCTTGGTGCCAAAGGCCCATAATCCAGGTGCTGATCCAGAGATAATAGAGAATGCCGGGTTGGATCAGGAGGTTCCTCAAGTGTTAATGTCAACAAGTGGGAATCGCACGCCTGAGTCTTCAGACTTGGGAAAGGCCGAAACCACTTCAACTttgaatagcaactcctcttcagATGCAGACAGAATAATCAAAGCTGCTGTCCAGAGTGATATAAGTCTAGGAAGGACAGCACCCAAAAGTGAAAAGGATGACTATAGCATCTCATCGAAGCCCAACTGGACAGAACATTCTGCAACAGTGATCATAAAGACCCATCCACGGTCTGATGAAATGTAA
- the LOC140194943 gene encoding cyclic AMP-responsive element-binding protein 3-like protein 3 isoform X4, with amino-acid sequence MSYDCDFDPDGNEMLELFFQQRPGSLPHEDFSDGIEFLKDWGLSEHDMLNDHDTEDFFNSILGSFDDEIPIPVSSSLDSDSGISEDNNHCAHEDSPSGSDVALSEIINSEVINSDHNYSLSQNSQNNANCLYSVKTEKPSLERDISIVLEDWEPDCLIENPQILPVEESTGLVTLTIEDLQQHSKTNQHCFEELILTDEEKRLLSKDGVQLPTCLPLTKSEERALKRIRRKIRNKQSAQESRRKKKNYIDGLESRVVACTVQNQELQRKVQHLENQNMSLIEQLRKLQALVKHTSTKSANISTCIMVFLLSFTLIIFPSINPFGAKLRSQEESYSGEKHSSSIILSRTLLDSDSSHVRLVPKAHNPGADPEIIENAGLDQEVPQVLMSTSGNRTPESSDLGKAETTSTLNSNSSSDADRIIKAAVQSDISLGRTAPKSEKDDYSISSKPNWTEHSATVIIKTHPRSDEM; translated from the exons ATGTCTTATGACTGTGACTTTGACCCTGACGGGAATGAAATGCTGGAGCTGTTTTTTCAGCAGCGGCCTGGTTCTCTTCCACATGAGGACTTCAGTGACGGGATTGAGTTCTTGAAGGACTGGGGCCTAAGTGAGCATGAT ATGCTGAATGACCATGACACTGAGGATTTCTTCAACTCCATCCTTGGTTCCTTTGATGACGAGATTCCCATCCCAGTGTCATCTTCACTGGACAGTGACAGTGGAATATCAGAAGACAACAACCACTGTGCCCATGAAGATAGTCCATCAGGCAGTGACGTCGCGCTCTCTGAAATCATTAATTCTGAAGTCATAAATTCTGACCATAACTACTCGCTTTCCCAGAACTCTCAGAATAATGCAAATTGTTTATACAGTGTGAAAACCGAGAAGCCCTCATTAGAAAGGGACATCTCAATTGTATTAG AAGACTGGGAGCCTGACTGTTTGATTGAAAATCCACAAATTCTTCCTGTGGAGGAAAGTACGGGTCTCGTAACCCTCACAATAGAAGACCTGCAGCAACATAGTAAAACAAATCAA CATTGCTTTGAAGAACTGATTCTGACTGATGAAGAAAAAAGACTTTTATCCAAAGATGGAGTGCAGTTACCCACTTGCCTTCCCCTGACAAAG TCAGAAGAACGTGCATTGAAAAGAATCAGAAGGAAGATTCGAAATAAACAGTCCGCTCAAGAAAGTCGCAGAAAGAAAAAGAATTACATTGATGGACTGGAGAGTAG GGTTGTAGCATGCACTGTCCAAAACCaagagttgcagaggaaggtgcaGCATCTCGAGAACCAGAATAT GTCTCTAATTGAACAACTGAGGAAGCTACAAGCATTGGTCAAACACACAAGCACCAAGAGTGCTAACATCAGTACTTGCATAATG gtGTTCCTGTTGTCTTTTACACTCATCATTTTCCCAAGTATAAACCCATTTGGTGCAAAGCTAAGATCCCAGGAAGAGTCATACAGTGGTGAGAAACATTCTTCAAGTATAA TACTTTCCAGGACTTTACTTGACAGTGATTCATCCCATGTCCGCTTGGTGCCAAAGGCCCATAATCCAGGTGCTGATCCAGAGATAATAGAGAATGCCGGGTTGGATCAGGAGGTTCCTCAAGTGTTAATGTCAACAAGTGGGAATCGCACGCCTGAGTCTTCAGACTTGGGAAAGGCCGAAACCACTTCAACTttgaatagcaactcctcttcagATGCAGACAGAATAATCAAAGCTGCTGTCCAGAGTGATATAAGTCTAGGAAGGACAGCACCCAAAAGTGAAAAGGATGACTATAGCATCTCATCGAAGCCCAACTGGACAGAACATTCTGCAACAGTGATCATAAAGACCCATCCACGGTCTGATGAAATGTAA